A single Saccopteryx bilineata isolate mSacBil1 chromosome 9, mSacBil1_pri_phased_curated, whole genome shotgun sequence DNA region contains:
- the LOC136312765 gene encoding free fatty acid receptor 2-like encodes MTSLKSSLILAAYVIIFLTGLPANLLALRAFVGRVRQPHPAPVHILLLSLTLADLLLLLLLPFKILEAAYDFEWLLPQIVCALTGFGFYSSIYCSTWLLAGISIERYLGVAFPVQYKLSRRPLYGVIAALVAWIMSFGHCTIVIIAQYLNSTHTPTNACYENFTQQQLDVVLPVRLELCLVLFFVPMVITIFCYWRFVWIMLTQPHVGAQRRRRAVGLAVVTLLNFLVCFGPYNISHLVGFHTKKSPKWRAEAVVMSSLNASLDPLLFYFSSSDVRRAFGKGLQILRHQSSSLLGRRSKERADVTNVDKGVSQAPSSDFTTD; translated from the coding sequence ATGACAAGCCTAAAGAGCTCCTTGATCCTCGCGGCCTACGTCATTATCTTCCTCACAGGTCTCCCTGCCAACCTCCTGGCCCTGCGGGCCTTTGTGGGCCGGGTCCGCCAGCCCCACCCTGCACCTGTCCACATCCTCCTGCTCAGCCTGACGTTGGCAgacctcctgctgctgctgctgctgcccttcAAGATCCTTGAGGCTGCGTATGACTTCGAATGGCTTCTGCCCCAGATAGTCTGTGCCCTCACGGGCTTCGGCTTCTACAGCAGCATCTACTGCAGCACATGGCTCCTGGCAGGCATCAGCATCGAGCGCTACCTGGGAGTGGCTTTCCCCGTGCAGTACAAGCTGTCCCGCCGGCCTTTGTATGGAGTGATAGCTGCTCTGGTTGCCTGGATCATGTCCTTTGGTCACTGCACCATTGTGATCATCGCCCAGTACTTGAACTCAACCCATACGCCCACAAATGCCTGCTATGAGAATTTCACCCAACAGCAACTGGATGTGGTACTTCCTGTGCGGCTGGAGCTGTGCCTTGTCCTTTTCTTCGTCCCCATGGTGATCACCATCTTCTGCTACTGGCGCTTTGTGTGGATCATGCTCACCCAGCCTCATGTGGGGGCCCAGAGGCGGCGCCGAGCTGTGGGGCTGGCTGTCGTGACACTCCTTAATTTCCTGGTATGCTTCGGACCTTATAACATATCCCACCTGGTGGGATTTCACACAAAGAAAAGCCCCAAATGGCGAGCGGAAGCTGTGGTGATGAGTTCCCTCAACGCCAGTCTGGACCCCctgcttttctatttctcttcctcaGACGTACGCAGAGCCTTCGGGAAAGGGCTACAGATACTGCGGCATCAGAGCTCCTCTCTGTTAGGACGCAGAAGCAAAGAGAGAGCAGATGTGACTAATGTGGATAAGGGTGTGAGTCAAGCACCAAGTTCTGACTTCACCACAGATTAG